Proteins co-encoded in one Symmachiella macrocystis genomic window:
- a CDS encoding sulfatase, with protein sequence MRVPLVLLFGVLFAIVADARSLAAADADKPNVLFLICDDLNCDLGCYGHPQVKSPNIDRLAQRGVRFSNAYCQYPLCGPSRASFMTGLYPDQTLIHRNSVYIRETVPNVKTMSQMFRNEGHFATRIGKIYHYGVPRHIGTSGHDDPFSWDYTINPRGRDKDEEDMIYSLIPGQFGGTMSWLAAEGTDEEQTDGIAATNATELLQTYSADKRQFYLAVGLYRPHTPYVAPKKYFDMYPLDKIRVPTVPDGYLETLPKPAVRAIRRKKQNSNLPDKLARQAIQAYYASITFADAQVGRILDALDEAGLSDNTIVLFTSDHGYHMGEHGHYQKTTLFENAARVPLIIAGPGVTAKGASTSALTEMIDFYPTLAEMTGLTPPDYLPGVSLVPVLKDPTQSPRDSALTQYDSGYSIRTPRYRYTHWGPDGEAGAELYDHETDPEEMVNLANKPEFAELALQLSKQLNERIADARRKPPSVNQIQNRKRRSVPRSQIGPR encoded by the coding sequence ATGCGCGTTCCCCTGGTTCTTCTGTTCGGCGTGTTGTTCGCGATTGTGGCTGACGCCAGATCTCTCGCAGCCGCCGATGCCGACAAACCGAATGTATTGTTTTTGATTTGCGATGACCTCAATTGCGATCTCGGTTGTTATGGGCATCCGCAAGTCAAATCACCCAACATCGATCGGTTGGCGCAGCGAGGCGTCCGTTTTTCTAACGCCTACTGCCAATACCCATTGTGCGGACCCAGCCGCGCGTCGTTCATGACCGGGTTGTATCCCGATCAGACCTTAATTCATCGCAACAGCGTCTACATTCGCGAAACTGTCCCGAATGTAAAAACGATGTCACAAATGTTCCGCAATGAGGGACATTTCGCCACGCGAATCGGCAAGATCTATCATTACGGCGTCCCCCGGCACATCGGCACCAGCGGACATGATGATCCGTTCTCCTGGGATTACACCATCAATCCTCGCGGTCGCGATAAAGACGAAGAGGATATGATCTACAGTCTCATTCCGGGCCAGTTCGGCGGAACGATGAGTTGGTTGGCCGCTGAGGGGACCGATGAAGAACAGACCGACGGCATCGCTGCCACGAACGCCACGGAATTGTTGCAGACGTATTCGGCTGACAAACGGCAGTTCTATTTAGCGGTCGGACTCTATCGTCCGCACACGCCCTACGTGGCTCCTAAGAAATACTTCGACATGTATCCCTTGGACAAGATCCGCGTGCCGACTGTCCCAGACGGCTATCTGGAAACACTCCCCAAACCAGCGGTCCGTGCGATTCGGCGAAAAAAGCAAAACTCAAACCTGCCTGACAAACTCGCTCGCCAAGCAATTCAAGCCTATTACGCCTCGATCACCTTCGCCGACGCCCAAGTCGGCCGCATACTCGATGCGCTGGATGAAGCCGGGTTGTCGGACAATACGATCGTGTTGTTTACGTCGGACCACGGATATCACATGGGAGAACATGGTCATTATCAGAAGACGACGCTTTTTGAAAATGCGGCGCGTGTGCCGTTGATCATCGCCGGCCCCGGTGTCACGGCCAAAGGAGCCAGCACCAGTGCGCTCACCGAAATGATCGACTTCTACCCCACGTTGGCCGAAATGACCGGTCTAACGCCGCCGGACTACTTGCCCGGCGTCAGCCTCGTGCCGGTGCTGAAAGATCCGACACAATCTCCACGCGATTCAGCACTGACACAATACGACTCCGGATACAGCATTCGCACGCCACGATACCGCTACACGCACTGGGGGCCCGACGGAGAAGCCGGTGCCGAACTGTATGACCACGAAACGGATCCAGAGGAGATGGTCAATCTGGCCAACAAGCCGGAGTTCGCCGAGTTGGCCCTACAGCTGTCCAAGCAACTCAACGAGCGGATCGCCGACGCCCGGCGCAAACCCCCCAGCGTGAATCAAATCCAAAACCGCAAACGCCGCAGCGTTCCGAGATCCCAAATCGGCCCACGATAA
- the mutY gene encoding A/G-specific adenine glycosylase: MKSFDTDILAEFDADWRQRFRGQLRRWYARYGRELPWRNSHDPYRVWISEIMLQQTTVTAVVPYFKRFLARFPDVPTLAAGEENDVLRMWEGLGYYSRARNIHKAARTIVADFDGDFPQDVAALEALPGIGRYTAGAIVSFAYDRPAAIVEANTLRLYSRLLGYEQDPRSSGGQRLLWQFAESILPRKQPGTFNQALMDLGATVCTPADPKCHTCPVKSGCRAFQSGTQDRIPVAQKRPELTDVTEAAVAIQHNEEYLLCRRPHGERWAGLWDFPRFATSEYPAPHNGRDLRKIRGELEGHLKKQLGLAVNVEDLLKQFRHSVTRYRIQLLCFEGTLSDTSTQPNVEEYVWVCSSDFHNYPLSVTGRKFADILVNKRSELPFID, translated from the coding sequence GCTGATTGGCGGCAGCGGTTTCGTGGTCAGTTGCGGCGGTGGTATGCGCGGTATGGTCGCGAATTGCCCTGGCGCAATAGCCACGATCCGTATCGTGTTTGGATCAGCGAAATCATGCTGCAACAAACGACGGTCACAGCGGTCGTTCCCTATTTCAAGCGATTCCTCGCACGCTTCCCAGATGTACCGACGTTGGCTGCAGGAGAAGAAAACGACGTGCTGCGGATGTGGGAGGGGTTGGGGTATTACAGCCGGGCGCGGAATATTCACAAGGCGGCTCGCACCATCGTCGCCGATTTTGACGGCGATTTTCCACAAGATGTCGCGGCACTGGAAGCGTTGCCCGGCATTGGACGTTATACGGCTGGGGCGATTGTCTCGTTTGCGTATGATCGTCCCGCAGCGATTGTCGAGGCCAACACCTTGAGGCTGTACAGCCGATTGTTGGGATACGAACAGGACCCGCGTTCGAGCGGCGGACAACGATTGCTGTGGCAGTTTGCGGAATCAATTCTACCGCGCAAACAGCCGGGGACGTTCAACCAAGCGTTGATGGATCTGGGGGCGACGGTCTGTACCCCGGCAGATCCGAAATGTCATACGTGTCCGGTCAAATCGGGTTGCCGCGCGTTTCAATCCGGAACACAGGACCGTATTCCGGTTGCACAAAAGCGACCGGAGCTCACCGACGTAACCGAAGCCGCTGTCGCTATTCAGCACAACGAAGAATACTTGCTGTGTCGACGCCCCCACGGCGAACGCTGGGCCGGGCTGTGGGACTTTCCTCGTTTTGCAACTTCGGAATACCCCGCCCCCCACAATGGCCGCGATCTGCGGAAAATTCGTGGCGAACTGGAAGGCCATCTTAAAAAGCAACTTGGACTGGCAGTCAACGTCGAGGACCTACTGAAACAGTTCCGCCACAGCGTCACACGGTACCGAATTCAACTGTTGTGCTTCGAGGGCACATTGTCCGACACATCCACGCAACCAAATGTCGAAGAATACGTCTGGGTCTGCTCGTCAGACTTCCACAATTATCCATTGTCGGTAACGGGACGGAAATTTGCTGATATTTTGGTGAACAAACGGTCTGAACTCCCGTTTATCGATTAG
- a CDS encoding alkaline phosphatase family protein has protein sequence MPELTCDMRGVSGDALVVPANAQWVDSGVDVQSGESVTLVAHGKIRHLIPQTEQEIEQSEAGPAGTFFYDDSQGHQEFPLPAAGSGPAPCYCLIGRIGEGRPFFVGDGMSIAAESTGRLYLGVNDFDLTDNSGEFYVEVSKPDTVQPVSFRQDVRRDAPEGLPAAGCSVVVFYVDGLRPDVLEEMSAMHHVPHLTEHFIDGGTHMRNTFTAFPSDTITSNGTMWTGCFSDRHGIKGQIRFSRQRLESESGLDPMGPSRTSRLLRPHGTDKLIHNAQAASVGYFEGNEAEIRWKSSKRTGIPAVYDYLRVEGNDWATGVLPIMTDAPPSMWTRSLARNLPYFQAHQAWRYIDDANAHFAVRHLLNREQPLTVIWLPETDSVSHKYCRGQFGTTRKTIAMADVLVGDVTEELRAQGRLQNTYLVLVSDHGHLGGRKTHLTRYDLVHELLFREREVTADGRWLGGGLGLSVRQHRLENWHTGDTKDKMVYVDGNSDGAARIFLPRGNYQSGDWSGPNRPADLLAYQIAPHLPAVDLPQYIVSSRAVNHAGEEQNPVDLALMKLDDRSILITTADRGQAIIDRRERKKGGWEYRYTVVNNVRPGANGAAEFDVVENPKTDPLKLLQEVWPQYFTYYHNEEKWLQLTAPTEYPDGVVTLTRHMLWQDHLKVREQEYAPDLVVTARHGWFFGTQNTPGTTHGYPLADAVRATWYVSGPNIRRGARIHEPARLADLTPTILTMASVKTRPEWFEGTVRRTVFTTAAAEPSADDTPVHWRDVDLQAWDKLDYAPVPEFDRKPISVNRPGSPWDVNNIAYNALTVGDWSVFRLVDDAFAPGKDKKKPVTKAVNSIERRGRRSRHKWVTEGTHALNVSEVSLGDYSLTSSGNMYRANGVVDWLQNRGTRLDEKISDKVGRNTVLGAPKVNRAVDGVQDGYWDVYKYVQRLMVEVLDETVLNGLENNVDRAINASRKTPPEILVQ, from the coding sequence GTGCCTGAATTGACGTGTGATATGCGCGGTGTTTCGGGAGATGCCTTGGTCGTGCCTGCCAATGCCCAATGGGTCGATAGCGGTGTGGACGTGCAGTCGGGAGAATCGGTGACGTTGGTGGCACACGGGAAAATTCGCCATCTCATTCCCCAAACCGAGCAGGAAATCGAGCAATCCGAAGCGGGACCGGCGGGGACTTTTTTCTACGACGATTCTCAGGGGCATCAAGAATTCCCCTTGCCGGCAGCGGGCAGCGGACCGGCGCCTTGTTATTGCCTGATCGGCCGTATCGGCGAGGGACGTCCGTTTTTTGTCGGCGACGGAATGAGCATTGCGGCTGAGTCGACCGGCCGCTTGTATTTGGGCGTCAACGACTTCGATCTGACCGACAATTCCGGTGAATTCTATGTCGAGGTCTCCAAACCCGACACCGTGCAGCCCGTGTCGTTCCGGCAGGATGTTCGCCGCGACGCACCGGAAGGGCTACCGGCGGCGGGATGTTCCGTGGTTGTGTTTTACGTCGATGGACTGCGGCCCGACGTGTTGGAAGAAATGTCGGCGATGCACCATGTACCGCATCTGACGGAACATTTTATCGACGGCGGAACACACATGCGGAACACCTTTACCGCGTTTCCCTCCGATACAATCACCTCCAACGGAACGATGTGGACCGGATGTTTTTCCGACCGGCATGGCATCAAGGGGCAAATTCGCTTCAGCAGGCAACGGCTGGAATCGGAGTCCGGTTTGGATCCCATGGGCCCCAGTCGGACATCAAGGCTTCTGCGGCCGCACGGGACGGACAAATTAATACACAATGCCCAGGCTGCGTCGGTGGGTTATTTCGAGGGCAACGAAGCAGAGATTCGTTGGAAGTCCTCAAAACGGACCGGCATTCCAGCGGTTTATGATTACCTCCGCGTCGAGGGGAACGATTGGGCGACCGGAGTTTTGCCCATCATGACTGATGCACCTCCGTCTATGTGGACACGAAGTCTCGCGCGGAATTTGCCCTATTTCCAGGCTCATCAGGCTTGGCGATATATCGACGATGCCAACGCGCACTTCGCTGTCCGGCATTTGCTCAATCGCGAACAGCCGCTGACGGTGATCTGGCTGCCCGAGACCGACTCTGTCAGCCACAAGTATTGTCGCGGACAATTTGGCACGACGCGTAAAACAATCGCCATGGCGGATGTTCTCGTGGGAGATGTGACCGAAGAACTGCGGGCGCAGGGACGGTTGCAGAATACGTATCTCGTGTTGGTCAGCGACCATGGGCATCTGGGAGGCCGCAAGACCCATTTGACGCGGTACGATCTGGTGCATGAACTGTTATTCCGCGAACGGGAAGTCACAGCCGACGGCCGTTGGCTCGGCGGCGGGTTAGGTCTCTCGGTGCGACAACACCGATTAGAGAACTGGCACACCGGCGATACCAAAGACAAGATGGTTTATGTCGACGGAAATTCCGACGGGGCCGCACGCATCTTTTTGCCCAGAGGAAATTATCAGTCGGGAGATTGGAGCGGCCCCAACCGTCCGGCCGATTTATTGGCCTACCAAATCGCCCCGCATTTACCGGCGGTCGATTTACCGCAATACATCGTCAGCTCGCGAGCGGTCAACCATGCGGGGGAAGAACAAAACCCTGTCGATTTAGCGTTGATGAAACTGGATGATCGTTCGATCCTGATCACCACGGCGGACCGCGGACAGGCGATCATTGACCGGCGGGAACGCAAAAAAGGGGGCTGGGAGTATCGCTATACGGTCGTCAACAATGTCCGTCCCGGCGCAAATGGCGCAGCCGAATTCGATGTCGTGGAGAATCCCAAAACCGATCCGCTCAAACTGCTGCAGGAAGTCTGGCCGCAGTACTTTACCTACTACCACAATGAGGAAAAGTGGCTGCAACTGACGGCGCCGACCGAATATCCCGATGGCGTGGTGACGCTCACTCGGCATATGTTGTGGCAAGATCACCTCAAAGTCCGTGAGCAAGAATACGCCCCCGATCTTGTCGTGACAGCCCGGCATGGTTGGTTTTTCGGAACGCAGAACACACCCGGAACGACGCACGGTTACCCATTGGCCGATGCGGTGCGGGCCACTTGGTACGTGTCGGGACCGAATATTCGTCGCGGCGCGCGGATTCACGAACCAGCCCGTTTGGCCGACCTGACACCCACGATCTTGACGATGGCTTCGGTCAAGACACGTCCAGAATGGTTTGAAGGAACAGTCCGTCGCACCGTCTTCACGACCGCTGCAGCGGAACCGTCAGCCGACGATACGCCGGTGCATTGGCGCGACGTGGACCTGCAGGCATGGGACAAACTGGATTATGCGCCGGTTCCCGAATTTGATCGAAAACCAATCTCCGTCAATCGCCCCGGCAGCCCCTGGGACGTCAACAACATCGCTTACAACGCTTTGACCGTCGGAGATTGGAGCGTCTTTCGATTGGTAGACGATGCCTTCGCTCCCGGCAAAGACAAAAAGAAGCCGGTTACAAAAGCGGTGAACAGCATCGAACGTCGCGGTCGGCGATCCCGTCACAAGTGGGTCACCGAAGGGACCCATGCTCTGAACGTCTCAGAGGTCTCGCTAGGAGACTATAGTTTGACGTCGTCGGGGAATATGTACCGTGCGAATGGCGTCGTCGATTGGTTGCAAAATCGAGGGACACGGCTTGATGAAAAAATCTCTGATAAAGTTGGCCGCAACACCGTGCTCGGCGCTCCGAAAGTCAATCGCGCTGTGGACGGCGTCCAAGACGGCTACTGGGATGTCTACAAGTACGTTCAGCGGTTGATGGTCGAAGTCTTGGACGAAACCGTGCTCAACGGCCTTGAGAACAACGTCGACCGCGCAATCAACGCATCGCGAAAAACACCCCCGGAAATCCTCGTGCAATAA